A single window of Gemmatimonadota bacterium DNA harbors:
- a CDS encoding di-heme oxidoredictase family protein, producing the protein MSGRRRALASGVGVLLTLAACEPAPPVVAAPGAPLPALEEAERGRFLLGRAVFERLATEEEGLGPLFNEARCSGCHDQPAIGGGGLILVRKATRWEEGTCDLLRAHGGDNLQARASAALQAAGLGPDRLPAEASDSGFALPPPLWGLGLLERVPEAVLRAHEDPEDRDGDGVSGRLGRTEDGRVGRFGGKADVATVRDFVESALRFELGFTTPDHLEEEGPNGQPLPPGIDPMPDPEIDAAGITRLVDFIQWLAPPEPLPLAAETESRGRQVFAAVGCTSCHLPELTTARDGPPWSRGVRLEPWTDLLLHDLGEPLRSVCGPGASPVEHRTPPLWGLGRRERFLHDGRAGTVDEAVRQHGGEAERVRDAYEALPEAERATLLEWLAAR; encoded by the coding sequence GTGAGCGGCCGGCGCCGGGCGCTCGCGAGCGGCGTAGGCGTGCTCCTGACCCTCGCAGCCTGTGAGCCGGCGCCCCCGGTCGTGGCCGCCCCGGGTGCCCCGCTTCCGGCGCTCGAGGAGGCCGAGCGCGGACGCTTCCTCCTGGGCCGCGCCGTGTTCGAGCGCCTGGCCACGGAGGAGGAGGGGCTCGGCCCGCTCTTCAACGAGGCCCGCTGCAGCGGCTGCCACGATCAGCCCGCGATCGGCGGGGGAGGGCTCATCCTGGTCCGGAAGGCCACGCGTTGGGAGGAGGGCACCTGCGACCTCCTGCGTGCGCATGGAGGCGACAACCTGCAGGCGAGGGCTTCGGCGGCGTTGCAGGCCGCAGGACTGGGACCCGATCGCCTGCCTGCCGAGGCGAGCGACAGCGGCTTCGCGCTGCCCCCGCCGCTGTGGGGTCTCGGGCTTCTGGAGCGGGTTCCGGAGGCGGTCCTGCGCGCCCACGAGGACCCGGAGGACCGGGACGGGGACGGCGTGTCCGGCCGCCTGGGCCGCACGGAGGACGGGCGCGTCGGTCGCTTCGGCGGGAAGGCGGATGTGGCCACGGTGCGGGACTTCGTGGAGAGCGCGCTGCGCTTCGAGCTCGGCTTCACCACGCCTGACCACCTGGAGGAGGAAGGCCCCAACGGGCAGCCGCTCCCACCCGGGATCGATCCGATGCCGGACCCCGAGATCGACGCGGCCGGGATCACGCGCCTGGTGGACTTCATCCAGTGGCTGGCGCCTCCCGAGCCCCTGCCGCTGGCGGCCGAAACGGAGTCCCGGGGCCGTCAGGTGTTCGCCGCCGTTGGGTGCACCTCCTGCCATCTGCCCGAGCTCACGACGGCGCGGGACGGCCCTCCCTGGAGTCGTGGCGTGCGCCTGGAGCCGTGGACCGACCTGCTGCTGCATGATCTCGGCGAGCCCCTGCGCAGTGTCTGCGGTCCCGGCGCATCTCCGGTCGAACACCGTACGCCCCCCCTGTGGGGCCTGGGGCGGCGGGAGCGCTTCCTGCACGATGGGCGCGCGGGAACGGTGGACGAGGCCGTCCGGCAGCATGGTGGGGAAGCCGAGCGGGTCCGGGACGCCTACGAGGCGCTGCCGGAAGCAGAGCGAGCGACGCTGCTGGAGTGGTTGGCCGCGCGCTGA
- a CDS encoding lasso RiPP family leader peptide-containing protein yields the protein MAAQLFTRIDPLQEAFMKGIQSYEAPKLTQFGTIRELTKFGGGACSDHPVGDAVTCPTRS from the coding sequence ATGGCCGCTCAACTTTTCACACGGATTGACCCCCTGCAGGAGGCATTCATGAAGGGCATCCAGAGCTACGAGGCTCCAAAGCTCACGCAGTTCGGCACCATCCGCGAGCTGACCAAGTTCGGCGGTGGCGCGTGCAGCGATCACCCGGTGGGTGACGCCGTTACGTGTCCGACGCGTAGCTGA
- a CDS encoding BLUF domain-containing protein, translating to MDPADDLASGLMQLVYVSIAVQPFTEDDLLAMLVPIRIRNQLHDVTGLLVFHDGRFFQVLEGPEDAVLTIYDRIRDDRRHHDLEELYRGEVAQRLFGEWSMGLVHTDAMPAGPRLGVVDFLRSGIGTAPGSEVQRLLIAFRDGLLREDLDI from the coding sequence ATGGATCCTGCCGACGACCTCGCGTCCGGCCTGATGCAGCTCGTGTACGTCAGCATCGCCGTCCAGCCGTTCACCGAGGACGACCTGCTGGCGATGCTGGTCCCCATCCGCATCCGCAATCAACTGCATGATGTGACCGGTCTGCTGGTCTTCCACGACGGCCGCTTCTTCCAGGTGCTGGAAGGTCCCGAGGACGCCGTCCTGACCATCTACGACCGCATCCGCGACGATCGGCGACACCACGACCTGGAGGAGCTGTACCGGGGCGAGGTCGCGCAGCGCCTCTTCGGGGAGTGGTCGATGGGGCTGGTCCACACGGACGCCATGCCCGCAGGCCCGCGCCTGGGGGTGGTCGACTTCCTGCGGAGCGGGATCGGGACGGCGCCGGGCTCCGAGGTGCAGCGGCTGCTGATCGCGTTCCGGGACGGGTTGTTGCGCGAAGACCTCGACATCTGA
- a CDS encoding asparagine synthase-related protein: MSAIFGLFHPDGRAVDPSLLDAMAATLAHRGPDGLHVWREGAVGLGCAHRITTPEARHERLPLSSRSGVHVLTADLRLDNRPALLDALGLDRHADPPLPDAALLLAAWERWGPACLPRLLGDFAFVLWDGREGRLHGARDAMGIKPLYHAWSDAHGFAFASEVKALRTLPWVGDALDPSGVALHLLVPVVDDPACTIFRDVRALPWGHRLEVDGRGVRTEAWWQPDPTRVHAPASDAEVEEEFRAVFLDAVRVRLRSDAPVAAMLSGGLDSSSIVSAAGWIRREAGVSDPLVTLSGVYDDVAASDEQPYLRAVLEAWPARSELLHADRFSPLADHDEVVALLDRPNPAPNLHLSWGLFPRAQAHGARVLLDGYDGDTVVSHGLGAFAEYARRGQLLRLRRELSAWGARSGRPWKPTLRELLRYQTLGPRLDATGLPTLLRRLRGRTPAAPMPFGRDPDWAPFLTPSFASELDPLRAPSKRPVTSERDHHHRLVTRPLLFRTVEVLDPLAARFGLDLRLPYMDRRMVELCLSLPPEQKVREGWTRSITRRALHGILPAAVETRVGKSDLGPGFFHAFKRFELQRLQTLVADDPGGISRWVRSDWTAHARDAFLQNTSGELEVVRLWRTLTLALWLERL; the protein is encoded by the coding sequence ATGAGCGCGATCTTCGGTCTCTTCCATCCGGACGGTCGCGCCGTCGACCCGTCGCTCCTCGACGCCATGGCGGCCACGCTGGCCCACCGCGGCCCGGATGGTCTGCACGTCTGGCGGGAGGGAGCGGTGGGGCTGGGCTGCGCCCACCGGATCACCACGCCAGAGGCCCGTCACGAACGGCTGCCCCTGTCCTCGCGGTCCGGCGTCCATGTGCTCACCGCCGACCTGCGTCTGGACAACCGGCCCGCGCTGCTGGACGCGCTCGGTCTCGACCGGCACGCCGATCCGCCGCTGCCCGACGCCGCGCTGTTGCTGGCGGCGTGGGAGCGCTGGGGGCCCGCCTGCCTTCCCCGTCTCCTCGGCGACTTCGCGTTCGTGCTCTGGGACGGTCGGGAGGGTCGGCTGCACGGGGCACGCGACGCGATGGGCATCAAGCCGCTCTATCATGCCTGGTCGGACGCGCACGGGTTCGCCTTCGCGTCCGAGGTCAAGGCGCTGCGCACGCTCCCGTGGGTCGGGGACGCGCTCGATCCCTCCGGCGTCGCCCTCCACCTGCTGGTTCCCGTGGTGGACGATCCCGCCTGCACCATCTTCCGCGACGTGCGGGCGCTGCCCTGGGGGCATCGCCTGGAGGTGGACGGGCGGGGCGTGCGCACCGAAGCCTGGTGGCAGCCGGATCCCACGCGCGTCCACGCCCCCGCCAGCGACGCGGAGGTCGAGGAGGAGTTCCGCGCGGTCTTCCTGGACGCGGTGCGCGTGCGGCTCCGGTCGGACGCGCCGGTTGCCGCCATGCTGAGTGGCGGCCTCGATTCCTCCTCCATCGTGTCGGCGGCGGGGTGGATCCGGCGCGAGGCCGGCGTGAGCGACCCGCTGGTCACGCTGTCGGGCGTGTACGACGACGTCGCCGCTTCCGACGAGCAGCCCTATCTGCGGGCCGTGCTGGAGGCCTGGCCCGCGCGCTCCGAGCTGCTGCACGCGGATCGCTTCTCCCCGCTGGCGGACCACGACGAGGTGGTCGCCCTGCTCGACCGGCCCAATCCCGCACCCAACCTGCATCTGAGCTGGGGTCTGTTTCCGCGGGCGCAGGCACACGGCGCGCGCGTCCTGCTGGACGGCTACGACGGGGACACGGTGGTTTCCCACGGCCTGGGCGCGTTCGCCGAGTACGCCCGGAGGGGGCAGCTCCTGCGGCTACGCCGCGAGCTGTCGGCGTGGGGGGCGCGCAGTGGGCGGCCGTGGAAGCCCACGCTCCGTGAGCTGCTGCGCTACCAGACGCTGGGGCCCCGCCTCGACGCCACCGGCCTCCCCACCCTCCTCCGGCGGCTGCGGGGGCGGACGCCCGCCGCACCGATGCCGTTCGGGCGCGACCCCGACTGGGCGCCGTTCCTGACGCCCTCGTTCGCGTCCGAGCTCGACCCGCTGCGCGCGCCATCCAAGCGCCCCGTCACGTCCGAGCGCGACCACCATCACCGGCTCGTCACGCGGCCGCTGCTGTTCCGGACCGTGGAGGTGCTCGACCCGTTGGCTGCGCGGTTCGGGCTGGACCTGCGGCTTCCCTACATGGACCGGCGGATGGTGGAGCTGTGCCTGTCGCTGCCGCCGGAGCAGAAGGTGCGCGAGGGCTGGACGCGGTCGATCACGCGGCGCGCGCTCCACGGCATCCTGCCGGCGGCGGTGGAGACGCGCGTGGGGAAGTCCGATCTCGGACCCGGCTTCTTCCACGCGTTCAAACGCTTCGAGTTGCAGCGTCTGCAGACCCTCGTCGCCGACGACCCCGGCGGCATCTCCCGCTGGGTGCGATCGGACTGGACTGCGCACGCGCGCGACGCGTTCCTGCAGAACACGTCCGGCGAGCTCGAGGTCGTCCGACTGTGGCGGACGCTCACGCTCGCGCTCTGGCTCGAACGCCTCTAG